The genomic stretch GCCGATCAGGCACGACGCCAGCATGTGGTCGCGGATGCCGTCGAAGCCGAGCAGCGACGGCAGCGCCAGCACCACGATGTAGGCGGGCGGGTGGTCGGCCCCCGCGATCCGCACGCCGTCGCGCCAGGCGTAGGGGTGGACGAACCCCTCGCCGTCGGCCAGCAGGTTGGCGCCGTCGTGGTAGTAGCGCGCGTCGCCCTCGATCGACGGCACGTCGCGCCACCCCAGCACGTAGCCCACCCGGATCCCCAGCGCGACGACGCAGATCGCCAGCAGGGCGTACAACCAGCGCCGATCGAGGCCCCCCGAAGACATCCGGCGGACCTTAGCGGCGCGACCGCCGAGGGTCCGCGGTTGGCGCGATCGGACGATCTACCTTCGACCCGATCGGACCGGGTGTGTGTAGGGAAGCAGTGGAAGTGAACGTATGAGGGCGATGCTCTCGGCGATCGTGAAGCCGTTGGCGATCATCGTCGTCGGCGTGTTCGTGCTGGTCTACGGGGTGCGGTCGGTCGGCGGCACCGCCGGCGAGGCGGAACACCTCCAGGGCGGGGTGTTCGTCGAGATCACCTGCGCGTCCGGCGGGCAGGCCACCGGCGGTCCCGGGTTCCTCTCGGCGTCGGCCGACGCCGCCTGCTCCCGTGCCCGCGACGAACAACGGGGCCGGGCGCCCTGGTGGATCCTCGGAGGCCTGGCCATCACCGGCTTCGGCGTCATGAGGTTCCGCAAGGCTCGCGCCGGCAGAAAGTGAGGAGGCTGACCATGCCCGTCAGAGTGCGCGTGTCACCGCCGTCGCCGCCACGGCTGCGACCACGACCACGACGAAGGGCGCCTTCAGCGTCAGCGCCGTGGCCGCCGCCGCGAGTCCCACGACCCGTGCGTCGAGGGCGACCGCGCCGTCCTCTTCGAGCGCGCTGACCATCACCAGGGCCGCCAGCAGCGCGGCGGGCAGGAGGTCGGCGACACGAGCGAGGTTGGTGGGCAGCGGGCGGGCGCCCAGCACCAGCGGCGCCGCCGCCTTGAGCGCGTAGGTGCACAGGGTCAGGCCCACCAGCACCACGGTCGCCGTCACGCCACCCGCTCCCCCGCCTCGACCGGCCGAGGCCCGTCGCTCGGCGCGCTGCGCCAGCCGGCGACCACGCCCAGGCCGGCGACCAGGATCGGCACGCCCGGCGGGGCGATCGGCAGCAGCGCCACCGCGATGGCGCCGCCGACGAGGGCGCTGCGCCGCTGACCGGGGTCCGACAGCCGGGGCCACAGCAGCGCCAGGAACACCGCCGGGATGGCGGCGTCGATGCCCCAGGTAGTCACCAGGTCGCCCGACGACGACAGCGCCGCCGCGCCCACCAGCGTGCTGAGGTTCCAGGCCACGAAGAGCACCACACCGGTGAAGAGGTAGGCGTAGCGGCGGAGCTTCAGGTCCGACTGGGCGGAGCCGAGGGCGGTCGTCTCGTCGATCATGAGCTGCGACCAGAGCGCCCGCTTCCACCACGGCCCCTGCAGCGCCGAGGCCATCACCACCCCGAAGGCCAGCGACCGCACGTTCAGCAGCACGCCGGCGGCGATCGCGGAGACCGCCGAACCGCCGTCGCCGATCACGCCGACCGCGGCGAACTGGGCGCTGCCGGTGAACACCAGCAGCGAGTACGCCGAGGCCTGCCACACCGCCAGGCCCGCTTCGGTGGAGGCGATGCCGAAGGCCACCCCGAACGGCATCACGGCCGGAGCGACCGACAGTGCTTGACGGCGGATCTCTCCCCGCAGAGACTGTTCGCTGTGTCGGACGATGCGTCCAGCCTACAGAACGGTCCCAACGCCGCAACCGTGGTGTCGCTGGTCGGCGACAACGTCCGCCGCCTGCGGGTGCGGGCCGGCCTGTCGCTGCGCGAGCTCGCCAACCGGGCCTCGGTGAGCACGTCGACGCTGTCGAACCTCGAGGCGGCCAGCGGCAACCCGGGCGTGGAGACGCTCGTCAGCATCGCCGGTGCCCTGGGCGTGCCGTTCAGCGAGCTGGTGCTGCACCACGAGCCCGACGTGCAGGTGCAGCGGGCCGACGAGGGGATCCTCGTGGAGGCCGCCGGCGCCGAGTTCACCAGCCGGCTGCTGGTCGCCGCAAGCGGCCGCAGCGTCACCGAGGTCTACGAGGCCACGATGGAGCCGGGCGACCTCTACCACGCCGAGCCCCACCTGCCGGGCGCCACCGAGAGCGTGGTCGTGGTGAAGGGCCGCATGCGGGTGGGGCCCGCCGACACCGTGGTGGAGCTGCGTCCCGGCGACCGCGCCACCTTCGGCGCCGACCAGCCCCACACCTACGAGGCCCTCTCCCCCGGCACCCGGGCCATCCTCGTGATCAGCTACCGGTGAGCTTCAGAAGTCGAAGCGGGTGGCGCCGTAGGGCTCGGCGGTGCCGAAGGCGAAGACCGTCTCGGGGGTGACCTCGTAGAGGTACCACGGCGGCGGGCCGGCGCTCGGGGCGCTGAACTCGTGGTAGAAGGCGCCGTCGCGTACCGTCGGGCCCCAGCCCGCGTACAGCCCGGCCACGCGCTGGAGCGTGGCCTCGTCGGTGACGATCGTCGCCTGCCCCTCGACGGTGATGTCGAAGGGCTGCGTCGCCACCGACAGGGTGCAACGCGGGCTCAGGGCGAGGTTCTTCGCCTTGCGAGGCACCGAGGCCCGACGTGAAGTACGCCTTGCCGTCGTCCCACATCATCCCGAGGGGCACGACGTGGGGCCGGCCGTCCGGGTTGGTGGTCGCCAGCCAGGTCGTGTGGCGGTTCGGGCCGCCCGTCTCCGGCGCCTGGGTGGAGCCCTCGTCCAGCCGTTGGCGGACGCGCTCCCACTCGATGATCGGAGCGTCGTACCCGTCGAGGTTCTTCAGTGAGGTGGGGTCGGTCATGGTCGTCTCTCCTCGTGTGGTCGTACAGGGAGTGTGACCGCGCCGCGTCGGGAGACTCATCGGTGGCCGGTAAGGTCCGCGTCCGTGACCAAAGCCGTCGTCGCCGAAGGACTCGTGAAACGGTTCGGCAAGACCGAAGCCCTCCGCGGGGTCGACCTGGAGATCGAGCGTGCCAAGGTGCTCGGGGTCCTCGGCCCCAACGGCGCCGGCAAGACCACTGCGGTGCGCATCCTCACCACCCTGCTCAAGCCCGACGAGGGGCGCGCCGTCATCGACGGCATCGACGTGGTGAAGGAGCCCCGCCGGGCCCGGGCCCGCATCGGCCTCACCGGGCAGTACGCGGCGGTCGACGAGCGCCTCACCGGCTTCGAGAACCTCGAGCACGTCGGCCGGCTGTTCCACCTGGGCAACGCCGAGGCCCGCAAGCGCGCCGGCGAGCTGCTGGAGAGCTTCACGCTGGAGTTCGCCGGCGACCGGGTGGTCAGCGGCTACTCCGGCGGCATGCGGCGGCGCCTCGACATCGCCATGAGCCTCATCGCCCGCCCGTCGGTGCTGTTCCTCGACGAGCCCACCACCGGGCTCGACCCCCGCAGCCGCATCGAGGTGTGGGCGCTCATCGAGCAGCTCGTGCAGAGCGGCACCACCACGCTGCTCACCACCCAGTACCTCGACGAGGCCGACCGCCTGGCCGACGAGATCGCCGTGATCGACAAGGGCGTCGTGATCGCCCGGGGCACGGCCGCCGAACTGAAGGCCCAGACGGGCGGCGACCAGGTCGAGGTCCTCCTCGAGGACCCGGCCGACAGCGCACGGGTGGTCGAGCTGCTCGCCCCCCGGGCCTGCGGCGAGAGCCACGTCGACGGCGACCGCAAGGTGATCATCCCCGTGTGGAACGTCGACGGGCTGGTGCCCGAGATCGTCCGCCAGCTCGACGACGAGAAGGTCGGCATCCGCGACGTCGGCGTGCGGCGCTCGACGCTCGACGACGTGTTCTTCTCGCTCACCGGCCACGCGGCCACCGACGAGGACGGCGACGGGATCCCCGACGACGAGGAGTCCGGGGCGACCGAGAGGAAGGCGAGCTGATGGCCGTGACCGTCGACGAAGCGTTGGGCCGGCCGTCCGACGAGGTCGAGCTGCCGTCCGGGCCGGTGTGGCTGCTGCGCGACAGCTGGACCGAGGCGCTGCGCCACCTGCGGGCCCTGCCCCGCAGCCCCGAGCTGCTGGTGTTCGCCACGATCCAGCCCGTGATGTTCGTCCTGCTGTTCGCCTACGTGTTCGGCGGGTCGATCCAGGTGCCGGGGTACGACGACTACAACCAGTTCCTGATGCCGGGCATCTTCGCCCAGACGGTGCTGTTCAACTCGGCGTTCACCGGCGTCGGCGTGGCCGAGGACCTCTCCAAGGGCATCATCGACCGGCTCCGCTCGCTGCCGATGTACCCGTCGGCCGTGCTCATAGGGCGCACGATGTCGGACGTGGCCCGCAACGTGCTCACCTTCGCGGTGATGCTGGCGGTGGCGTTCGCCATCGGCTTCCGCTTCGAGGGCACGCTGGCCGAGGCGGCACTCGCTACCGTCCTGCTCTTCCTCTTCTCGTACGCGTTCAGCTGGGTGCAGGCGTGGATGGGCCTGTCGGTGGGCTCGGTGGAGGCGGCCAACTCGGCCGGGTTCATCTGGATGTTCCCGCTGACGTTCGTGTCGTCGGCCTTCGTCGACCCATCGAGCATGCCGGGCTGGCTGCAGCCGGTCGCCGACGCCAACCCGTTCACGATCGTCACCAACGCCACCCGGGCGCTCTACAACGGCCGCGACGCCGGCAACGACCCGTGGATCGCCCTGGCGTGGGCCGTCGGCATCACCGTGGTGTTCGCCTGGCTGGCCTCCCGCAAGTTCGCCTCCGCCGCCGCCAAGTAACGGCGAAATTGCGTGGCTGGCGGTCGTAGAGCAGCCACCAGCCACGCAATTTCGGGTTCGGGTTACTGGCCCTCGGGGTGCCAGTCGGGCGGGCCGATGGTGGAGGCCTCGGGGCCCAGCGCTTCCCGGTAGACCGGGGCGAGCTCCTGCCAGCGGCCGTCGTCGTCCTCCAGCGTCGTCGGCTTGCCGTCGAGGACGTCGGCGAGGACGAAGAGGCAGCCGTGCCAGCCGGCGGCGTCGCGGGCGGCCTTGCCCAGCTCCACGAAGACGTCCGACAGGGTGAGCACGGTCCCGCGGCCACCGTCGACGGGCTCCAGCTCGATGCGCAGGACGTCGTCGTCGCCCCAGCGCAGCTCCATCACCTTGGGTGGGTCGTAGGCCAGCATCTCGCCGTGCATGTCGGGCGCCCCGTCGTGGGGGAAGGCGAAGCGCAGCTCGGCGCCGGCGGCCCGCTCACCGTCGATGGTGGTGGGGAACCAGGCGACCAGGTGCTCGGGCTCGGTGACGGCACGCCACACCTTCTCGGGCGGGTGGGGCAGGTGACGGGTGAAGCGCAGCTGCCAGCGGTCGCCGACGGCCTCCAGCTGACCGAGGGGTTCTGTGGGCATGAGGACTCCTTCGTCCTAGTCGGGCATGTCGTCGAGGTGACGGGCGAGGTCGTCGAGACGGGAGGCCCACAGCACCCGGTAGGGGGCGAGCCAGTCGTCGACCTCGCGCAGCGGCTCCGGGCG from Acidimicrobiales bacterium encodes the following:
- a CDS encoding AzlD domain-containing protein — protein: MTATVVLVGLTLCTYALKAAAPLVLGARPLPTNLARVADLLPAALLAALVMVSALEEDGAVALDARVVGLAAAATALTLKAPFVVVVVAAVAATAVTRAL
- a CDS encoding AzlC family ABC transporter permease, producing the protein MMPFGVAFGIASTEAGLAVWQASAYSLLVFTGSAQFAAVGVIGDGGSAVSAIAAGVLLNVRSLAFGVVMASALQGPWWKRALWSQLMIDETTALGSAQSDLKLRRYAYLFTGVVLFVAWNLSTLVGAAALSSSGDLVTTWGIDAAIPAVFLALLWPRLSDPGQRRSALVGGAIAVALLPIAPPGVPILVAGLGVVAGWRSAPSDGPRPVEAGERVA
- a CDS encoding XRE family transcriptional regulator; the encoded protein is MSDDASSLQNGPNAATVVSLVGDNVRRLRVRAGLSLRELANRASVSTSTLSNLEAASGNPGVETLVSIAGALGVPFSELVLHHEPDVQVQRADEGILVEAAGAEFTSRLLVAASGRSVTEVYEATMEPGDLYHAEPHLPGATESVVVVKGRMRVGPADTVVELRPGDRATFGADQPHTYEALSPGTRAILVISYR
- a CDS encoding ATP-binding cassette domain-containing protein — protein: MTKAVVAEGLVKRFGKTEALRGVDLEIERAKVLGVLGPNGAGKTTAVRILTTLLKPDEGRAVIDGIDVVKEPRRARARIGLTGQYAAVDERLTGFENLEHVGRLFHLGNAEARKRAGELLESFTLEFAGDRVVSGYSGGMRRRLDIAMSLIARPSVLFLDEPTTGLDPRSRIEVWALIEQLVQSGTTTLLTTQYLDEADRLADEIAVIDKGVVIARGTAAELKAQTGGDQVEVLLEDPADSARVVELLAPRACGESHVDGDRKVIIPVWNVDGLVPEIVRQLDDEKVGIRDVGVRRSTLDDVFFSLTGHAATDEDGDGIPDDEESGATERKAS
- a CDS encoding ABC transporter permease, giving the protein MAVTVDEALGRPSDEVELPSGPVWLLRDSWTEALRHLRALPRSPELLVFATIQPVMFVLLFAYVFGGSIQVPGYDDYNQFLMPGIFAQTVLFNSAFTGVGVAEDLSKGIIDRLRSLPMYPSAVLIGRTMSDVARNVLTFAVMLAVAFAIGFRFEGTLAEAALATVLLFLFSYAFSWVQAWMGLSVGSVEAANSAGFIWMFPLTFVSSAFVDPSSMPGWLQPVADANPFTIVTNATRALYNGRDAGNDPWIALAWAVGITVVFAWLASRKFASAAAK
- a CDS encoding SRPBCC family protein, encoding MPTEPLGQLEAVGDRWQLRFTRHLPHPPEKVWRAVTEPEHLVAWFPTTIDGERAAGAELRFAFPHDGAPDMHGEMLAYDPPKVMELRWGDDDVLRIELEPVDGGRGTVLTLSDVFVELGKAARDAAGWHGCLFVLADVLDGKPTTLEDDDGRWQELAPVYREALGPEASTIGPPDWHPEGQ